From Streptomyces sp. NBC_00683, one genomic window encodes:
- a CDS encoding serine hydrolase domain-containing protein, which yields MNTRTRTLLAGALVLAVVAGPAAPALANGPAPAAPAGASSHEIPEAAALRAAISGLPSEDATAALVRVGGSDGTWRGSSGVHDLDSNRPADPRARFRAGSVTKVFTAATALQLAGEGKLDLDRTARHYLPDLIPAAYGQVTVRQLLNHTSGIPAAGMPGGTIEEWYAHRFDLYTPRGMVASATAKEPEFAPGGSQHYLNINYTVLGLLIEQVTGDSYAHQVSERVLRPLGLRSTSFPGTDPHIRGPHNHGYQVFATPGGGTELRDVSVWGTTDGWAAGDIISTTADLERFTTALFRGQVVRGPLLEEMFTLPDSSVRTYGTGKPAQFGAGLSVMTLGGREVWGKTGGRYGYNSLVAATRDLSRTLVYSVNSTNAKGQDMNATAMDIVVAAFGAPSAG from the coding sequence ATGAACACCCGCACGCGCACGCTTCTCGCCGGAGCCCTCGTCCTGGCCGTCGTCGCGGGCCCGGCCGCGCCCGCCCTGGCGAACGGCCCTGCCCCTGCCGCACCGGCCGGCGCGAGCTCCCATGAGATCCCCGAGGCGGCTGCACTGCGCGCGGCGATCTCCGGCCTCCCCTCCGAGGACGCCACCGCAGCACTCGTACGGGTGGGCGGCAGCGACGGCACCTGGCGCGGCAGCTCGGGCGTGCACGATCTGGACTCGAACCGTCCGGCCGATCCGCGGGCACGGTTCCGGGCCGGATCGGTGACCAAGGTCTTCACCGCGGCCACGGCCCTGCAACTGGCGGGCGAGGGGAAGCTGGACCTCGACCGGACGGCCAGGCACTACCTCCCGGACCTGATCCCCGCCGCGTACGGGCAGGTCACCGTCCGGCAGCTGCTCAACCACACCAGTGGGATACCGGCCGCGGGCATGCCCGGAGGGACCATCGAGGAGTGGTACGCGCACCGCTTCGACCTGTACACACCGCGCGGCATGGTCGCCTCGGCCACGGCCAAGGAGCCGGAGTTCGCCCCCGGTGGGAGCCAGCACTACCTCAACATCAACTACACGGTCCTGGGACTGCTGATCGAGCAGGTGACCGGCGACTCCTACGCCCACCAGGTGAGTGAGCGCGTCCTGCGCCCGCTGGGTCTGCGCTCCACGTCGTTCCCCGGCACCGACCCGCACATCCGTGGCCCGCACAATCACGGCTACCAGGTGTTCGCCACGCCCGGCGGTGGGACGGAGCTGCGGGACGTGTCGGTGTGGGGCACCACCGACGGCTGGGCGGCGGGGGACATCATCTCGACCACCGCCGACCTGGAGCGCTTCACCACCGCGCTGTTCCGGGGGCAGGTGGTGCGCGGTCCGCTGCTGGAGGAGATGTTCACGCTGCCCGACTCCTCGGTGCGGACGTACGGAACCGGCAAGCCCGCCCAGTTCGGCGCGGGCCTGAGTGTGATGACGCTGGGCGGGCGTGAGGTGTGGGGGAAGACGGGTGGCCGCTACGGGTACAACTCGCTGGTGGCGGCCACCCGTGATCTGTCCCGCACGCTGGTGTACAGCGTCAACTCGACGAACGCGAAGGGCCAGGACATGAATGCCACGGCGATGGACATAGTCGTGGCGGCCTTCGGCGCCCCGTCCGCCGGTTGA
- a CDS encoding SAM-dependent methyltransferase, with protein sequence MSPTGARGAEVTDPRTASARVRSDIAHNSRVWNYWLGGQDNYPVDRVVGNRVTAMYPSIGEVARADRAFLGRVVHHLAGDVGIGQFLDIGTGLPTVNNTHEVAQHTAPDARIVYVDNDPTVLVHARSLLTSSPEGATEYLDADARDTERILRAAERTLDLRRPVAVMMLGILNFVLDTDEARSVVTGLMDALPSGSHLVLTHPTLELGGEGNEAAMSFWNKNATPPITARSRFEFAAFLDGLDILDPGIVSCSRWRADARTGGPEVAQFGAVGRKP encoded by the coding sequence ATGTCCCCCACCGGCGCCCGAGGAGCAGAAGTGACCGACCCCCGCACGGCATCCGCCCGTGTCCGTTCCGACATCGCCCACAACTCCCGGGTGTGGAACTACTGGCTGGGCGGCCAGGACAACTACCCCGTGGACCGTGTGGTCGGCAACAGGGTGACCGCCATGTATCCGAGCATCGGCGAAGTGGCCCGCGCCGACCGCGCGTTCCTCGGCCGGGTGGTCCACCATCTGGCCGGGGACGTCGGCATCGGCCAGTTCCTGGACATAGGCACCGGCCTGCCGACGGTGAACAACACCCATGAGGTGGCCCAGCACACGGCGCCCGACGCCCGCATCGTCTACGTCGACAACGACCCGACCGTGCTCGTCCACGCACGCTCCCTGCTCACCAGCTCCCCCGAAGGGGCCACCGAGTACCTCGACGCGGACGCCCGTGACACGGAGCGCATCCTGCGCGCCGCGGAGCGGACCCTGGACCTTCGGCGCCCGGTCGCGGTGATGATGCTCGGCATCCTCAACTTCGTCCTGGACACGGACGAGGCGCGGTCCGTCGTGACCGGGCTGATGGACGCGCTGCCGTCCGGCAGCCACCTGGTGCTCACCCACCCCACGCTGGAGCTGGGCGGCGAGGGCAACGAGGCCGCGATGAGTTTCTGGAACAAGAACGCCACCCCGCCGATCACGGCCCGCAGCCGCTTCGAGTTCGCCGCGTTCCTGGACGGCCTGGACATCCTGGACCCGGGCATCGTGTCGTGCTCCCGCTGGCGCGCCGACGCCCGCACCGGGGGCCCCGAGGTCGCCCAGTTCGGGGCTGTGGGCCGGAAGCCCTGA
- a CDS encoding response regulator transcription factor, protein MTIRVVVADDQELVRSGFAMILDAQPDIEVLAEAGDGAQALDAVRRLRPDVALLDIRMPVMDGIESCRAISAQTACRTVMLTTFDSDEYVYEALHAGASGFLLKDVRRDDLVHAVRVVAAGDSLLAPSVARRLIAEYTSRPAVRSAPEPERLAALTARERETLLHLARGLSNAEIAAALVVSEHTVKTHVGNVLSKLGLRDRIQAVICAYETGLVAPSPEGGAAPLSPAQGRRPPPQDPSVG, encoded by the coding sequence TTGACGATCCGTGTGGTGGTGGCCGACGACCAGGAGCTGGTGCGCAGCGGCTTCGCGATGATCCTGGACGCGCAACCCGACATCGAGGTCCTCGCCGAGGCGGGGGACGGCGCGCAGGCGTTGGACGCGGTGCGCAGGCTGCGGCCGGACGTGGCGCTGCTGGACATCCGCATGCCCGTCATGGACGGTATCGAGTCCTGCCGGGCCATCAGTGCGCAGACCGCCTGCCGCACGGTCATGCTGACGACGTTCGACTCGGACGAGTACGTCTACGAGGCGCTGCACGCGGGCGCGAGCGGCTTTCTGCTCAAGGACGTCCGGCGCGACGACCTGGTGCACGCGGTACGCGTGGTGGCGGCGGGGGACTCGTTGCTCGCCCCGTCCGTGGCCCGCCGGCTGATCGCCGAGTACACCTCGCGCCCGGCGGTCCGGTCCGCGCCGGAGCCGGAACGGCTGGCGGCGCTCACCGCCCGCGAGCGGGAGACGCTGCTGCATCTGGCGCGCGGCCTGTCCAACGCGGAGATCGCCGCCGCGCTCGTGGTCAGCGAGCACACGGTCAAGACCCACGTGGGCAACGTGCTGTCCAAACTGGGGCTGCGGGACCGCATCCAGGCGGTCATCTGCGCGTACGAGACAGGGCTCGTCGCTCCCTCGCCGGAGGGAGGGGCCGCTCCGCTCTCCCCCGCCCAGGGGAGGAGACCTCCCCCACAGGACCCCTCGGTCGGGTGA
- a CDS encoding aspartate aminotransferase family protein: MGNPIAVSKDLSRTAYDHLWMHFTRMSDYENAPVPTIVRGEGTHIYDDKGKRYLDGLSGLFVVNAGHGRHELAEAAYKQAQELAFFPVWSYAHPKAVELAERLATHAPGDLNKVFFTTGGGEAVETAWKLAKQYFKLTGKPTKYKVISRAVAYHGTPQGALSITGLPALKAPFEPLVPGAHKVPNTNIYRAPLFGDDPEAFGRWAADQIEQEILFEGADTVAAVFLEPVQNAGGCFPPPPGYFQRVREICDRHDVLLVSDEVICAFGRLGTMFACDKFDYVPDMITCAKGMTSGYSPIGACIISDRLAEPFYRGGNTFLHGYTFGGHPVSAAVGLANLDIFEREGLNQHVLDNENAFLTTLQKLHDLPIVGDVRGNGFFYGIELVKDKATKETFTDEETERVLYGFLSKALYENGLYCRADDRGDPVVQLAPPLISDQSTFDEIEGILRSVLTEAWTKL; the protein is encoded by the coding sequence GTGGGGAACCCGATAGCCGTGAGCAAGGACCTCAGCCGAACCGCGTACGACCACCTGTGGATGCACTTCACCCGCATGTCGGACTACGAGAACGCGCCCGTTCCCACCATCGTGCGTGGCGAGGGCACCCACATCTACGACGACAAGGGCAAGCGCTACCTCGACGGCCTGTCCGGCCTGTTCGTGGTGAACGCCGGACACGGCCGCCACGAGCTCGCCGAGGCCGCGTACAAGCAGGCGCAGGAGCTGGCCTTCTTCCCCGTGTGGTCCTACGCCCACCCGAAGGCCGTCGAGCTGGCCGAGCGTCTCGCCACCCACGCGCCGGGCGACCTCAACAAGGTCTTCTTCACCACGGGTGGCGGCGAGGCCGTCGAGACCGCCTGGAAGCTGGCCAAGCAGTACTTCAAGCTCACGGGCAAGCCGACCAAGTACAAGGTCATCTCGCGTGCGGTCGCCTATCACGGCACCCCGCAGGGCGCCCTGTCCATCACCGGTCTGCCGGCCCTCAAGGCCCCCTTCGAGCCGCTGGTCCCCGGCGCGCACAAGGTCCCGAACACCAACATCTACCGCGCCCCGCTCTTCGGCGACGACCCGGAGGCCTTCGGCCGCTGGGCGGCCGACCAGATCGAGCAGGAGATCCTCTTCGAGGGCGCGGACACCGTCGCGGCCGTCTTCCTGGAGCCGGTACAGAACGCCGGCGGCTGCTTCCCGCCGCCGCCCGGCTACTTCCAGCGGGTCCGCGAGATCTGCGACCGGCACGACGTGCTGCTCGTCTCCGACGAGGTCATCTGCGCCTTCGGCCGGCTCGGCACGATGTTCGCCTGCGACAAGTTCGACTACGTACCGGACATGATCACCTGCGCCAAGGGCATGACCTCGGGCTACTCCCCCATCGGCGCCTGCATCATCTCCGACCGGCTGGCCGAGCCGTTCTACCGGGGCGGAAACACCTTCCTGCACGGCTACACCTTCGGCGGCCACCCGGTCTCCGCCGCGGTCGGTCTCGCCAACCTCGACATCTTCGAGCGCGAGGGTCTCAACCAGCACGTCCTGGACAACGAGAACGCCTTCCTCACCACGCTGCAGAAGCTGCACGACCTGCCGATCGTCGGCGACGTCCGCGGCAACGGCTTCTTCTACGGCATCGAGCTGGTGAAGGACAAGGCCACCAAGGAGACCTTCACCGACGAGGAGACCGAGCGCGTCCTGTACGGCTTCCTCTCCAAGGCGCTGTACGAGAACGGCCTGTACTGCCGGGCCGACGACCGTGGTGACCCGGTCGTGCAGCTCGCTCCGCCGCTGATCTCCGACCAGTCGACGTTCGACGAGATCGAGGGCATCCTGCGGAGCGTCCTGACGGAGGCCT
- a CDS encoding Lrp/AsnC family transcriptional regulator encodes MQSGSVASRSADSRTGNGSSPAVDAVSLAIIEQLQEDGRRPYAAIGKAVGLSEAAVRQRVQKLLDQGVMQIVAVTDPLTVGFRRQAMVGVNVEGDVDPVADALSAMTECEYVVMTAGSFDLMVEIVCEDDDHLLETINRRIRAVPGVRSTESFVYLKLKKQTYMWGTR; translated from the coding sequence GTGCAGAGTGGGTCCGTGGCCAGTCGTAGCGCAGACTCCAGGACCGGGAACGGATCGTCACCCGCGGTCGATGCCGTATCCCTCGCAATCATCGAACAGCTCCAGGAGGACGGACGTCGGCCGTACGCCGCGATAGGCAAGGCCGTCGGCCTCTCCGAAGCGGCCGTACGCCAGCGTGTCCAGAAGCTGCTCGACCAGGGCGTGATGCAGATCGTCGCCGTCACGGACCCGCTGACCGTGGGGTTCCGGCGCCAGGCCATGGTCGGCGTCAACGTCGAGGGCGATGTCGACCCGGTGGCGGATGCGCTGTCGGCGATGACCGAATGCGAGTACGTGGTGATGACCGCGGGCTCCTTCGACCTGATGGTGGAGATCGTCTGCGAGGACGACGACCACCTGCTGGAGACGATCAACAGACGCATCCGGGCCGTTCCCGGAGTGCGCTCCACCGAGAGTTTCGTCTACCTCAAGCTGAAGAAGCAGACCTACATGTGGGGAACCCGATAG
- a CDS encoding sensor histidine kinase, whose amino-acid sequence MRIPGSRWLPRRAWAVDVAVALLVQAAVTMPFVVPRSAELPAATWPSYGLTTLTVLPLVARRRAPVTVLLLVLAAGALYKFSVDGPGQPLPYTGLVAFYTVAELSSPRRRAAVAALVLAAVFPSVAKNTGEARELLFSLFVFAAAYAFGRFTHTRKAYIRAMEDRARQREETHRIEAEQAAARERARIAREMHDILSHAVSLMIVQAEAGPVAVRTAPERAEAAFDAISETGRDAMMQLRRMLGVLREEGPGQPPPPRSPQPVLAELPGLLERVRSGGPAVTYTTTGQPRPLPADTEATVYRIVQEALTNVVKHAGAHRARVELGYATTGLTITVTDDGRGPGTTTGLGLAGIRERAAAHGGTALAGAGPGGEGFQVLVTLPLVTSGEGVGS is encoded by the coding sequence ATGCGGATACCGGGCAGCCGGTGGCTTCCGCGCCGGGCGTGGGCCGTCGACGTCGCCGTCGCCCTTCTGGTGCAGGCCGCCGTCACCATGCCGTTCGTGGTGCCCCGCTCGGCCGAACTGCCGGCGGCCACCTGGCCCTCGTACGGCCTGACGACTCTGACCGTTCTGCCGTTGGTGGCCCGTCGGCGCGCCCCGGTCACCGTGCTGCTCCTGGTGCTCGCGGCCGGCGCCCTGTACAAGTTCTCCGTCGACGGACCCGGACAGCCCCTGCCGTACACCGGACTGGTGGCCTTCTACACCGTGGCCGAGCTGTCCTCGCCGCGGCGGCGGGCGGCGGTGGCGGCGCTGGTCCTGGCGGCGGTGTTCCCGTCGGTGGCGAAGAACACCGGAGAGGCCAGGGAGCTGCTGTTCTCGCTGTTCGTGTTCGCGGCGGCGTACGCCTTCGGGCGGTTCACCCACACCCGCAAGGCGTACATCCGGGCGATGGAGGACCGGGCGCGGCAACGGGAGGAGACCCACCGGATCGAGGCGGAGCAGGCCGCCGCGCGGGAACGGGCCCGGATCGCCCGGGAGATGCACGACATCCTCTCCCACGCCGTGAGCCTGATGATCGTGCAGGCGGAGGCCGGCCCGGTCGCGGTGCGTACTGCGCCGGAGCGGGCGGAGGCCGCGTTCGACGCCATCTCTGAGACCGGCCGGGACGCGATGATGCAGCTGCGACGGATGCTCGGTGTACTGCGGGAGGAGGGCCCCGGACAGCCGCCCCCACCGCGTTCTCCGCAGCCCGTACTGGCTGAGCTGCCGGGTCTGCTGGAGCGGGTGCGGTCCGGGGGCCCGGCGGTGACGTACACGACGACGGGTCAGCCTCGGCCTCTTCCCGCGGACACGGAGGCCACTGTCTACCGGATCGTGCAGGAGGCCCTGACGAACGTCGTCAAGCACGCCGGGGCGCACCGCGCCCGGGTCGAACTCGGCTACGCCACGACCGGGCTGACCATCACGGTCACGGACGACGGGCGGGGCCCGGGGACCACGACCGGGCTCGGGCTGGCCGGCATCCGTGAGCGGGCGGCCGCGCACGGCGGCACGGCCCTGGCCGGGGCGGGCCCCGGGGGCGAGGGGTTCCAGGTCCTCGTCACCCTGCCCCTTGTAACCTCCGGCGAGGGGGTGGGGAGTTGA
- a CDS encoding gamma-aminobutyraldehyde dehydrogenase: protein MTTEVRRLRNYINGEFRDAADGRTIDVVNPVTEEVYATSPLSGQADVDAAMDAAAAAFPAWRDVTPAERQKALLKIADAFEERAEDLIAAESENTGKPLELTRTEEIPPMVDQIRFFAGAARLLEGRSAGEYMEGLTSIVRREPVGVCAQVAPWNYPMMMAVWKFAPALAAGNTVVIKPSDTTPASTVLIAEIIGQILPKGVFNVICGDRETGRAMVEHRTPAMASITGSVRAGMQVAESAAKDVKRVHLELGGKAPVVVFEDTDIAKAVEGISVAGYFNAGQDCTAATRVMVHESIHDEFVTALAKAAADTKTGLPDDEDVLYGPLNNANQLAQVSGFIERLPAHAKVEAGGHRVGDKGYFYAPTVVSGLKQDDEIIQHEVFGPVITVQSFADEAQALEYANGVEYALASSVWTKDHARAMRMSKNLDFGCVWINTHIPLVAEMPHGGFKKSGYGKDLSAYGFEDYTRIKHVMTSLGD, encoded by the coding sequence GTGACCACCGAGGTGCGCCGTCTGCGCAACTACATCAACGGAGAGTTCCGGGACGCCGCGGACGGGCGGACCATCGACGTGGTCAACCCGGTCACGGAAGAGGTCTACGCGACCTCCCCGCTCTCGGGACAGGCCGACGTCGATGCCGCCATGGACGCCGCTGCCGCCGCGTTCCCCGCCTGGCGCGACGTGACACCCGCGGAGCGCCAGAAGGCGCTGCTGAAGATCGCGGACGCCTTCGAGGAGAGGGCCGAGGACCTCATCGCGGCGGAGTCGGAGAACACGGGCAAGCCGCTGGAGCTCACCCGTACCGAAGAGATCCCGCCCATGGTGGACCAGATCCGCTTCTTCGCGGGTGCCGCCCGGCTGCTCGAGGGCCGCTCGGCCGGCGAGTACATGGAGGGCCTGACCTCGATCGTGCGCCGCGAGCCCGTGGGCGTCTGCGCGCAGGTCGCCCCGTGGAACTACCCGATGATGATGGCCGTCTGGAAGTTCGCCCCGGCGCTCGCCGCGGGCAACACCGTCGTCATCAAGCCGTCCGACACCACGCCGGCGTCGACCGTGCTGATCGCCGAGATCATCGGGCAGATCCTCCCCAAGGGCGTCTTCAACGTCATCTGCGGCGACCGTGAGACCGGCCGCGCGATGGTCGAGCACCGGACCCCGGCGATGGCGTCCATCACCGGCTCGGTACGCGCCGGCATGCAGGTGGCCGAGTCCGCGGCCAAGGACGTCAAGCGCGTCCACCTGGAGCTCGGCGGCAAGGCTCCGGTCGTGGTCTTCGAGGACACCGACATCGCCAAGGCCGTCGAGGGCATCTCCGTCGCGGGCTACTTCAACGCCGGCCAGGACTGTACGGCGGCGACCCGCGTCATGGTCCACGAGTCCATCCACGACGAGTTCGTCACCGCGCTCGCCAAGGCGGCCGCCGACACGAAGACCGGCCTGCCGGACGACGAGGACGTGCTGTACGGCCCGCTCAACAACGCCAACCAGCTGGCACAGGTCAGCGGGTTCATCGAGCGCCTCCCCGCCCACGCCAAGGTCGAGGCGGGCGGCCACCGGGTCGGCGACAAGGGCTACTTCTACGCCCCGACCGTCGTCTCCGGCCTCAAGCAGGACGACGAGATCATCCAGCACGAGGTCTTCGGTCCCGTCATCACCGTCCAGTCGTTCGCGGACGAGGCCCAGGCGCTCGAGTACGCCAACGGCGTCGAGTACGCGCTGGCCTCCTCGGTGTGGACCAAGGACCACGCCCGCGCGATGCGGATGTCCAAGAACCTCGACTTCGGCTGCGTGTGGATCAACACCCACATCCCGCTCGTCGCCGAGATGCCGCACGGCGGGTTCAAGAAGTCCGGCTACGGCAAGGACCTCTCGGCGTACGGCTTCGAGGACTACACCCGGATCAAGCACGTCATGACGTCGCTCGGCGACTGA
- a CDS encoding polyamine ABC transporter substrate-binding protein translates to MSRRSLLRALGAGAAGTALAGCGVPAAYVEPGDRSGRDSSDSDHSLHFANWPLYIDTDDEDESKRPTLDAFSRRTGISVTYTEEINDNDEFFGKISPALMNHQSTGRDLVVVSDWMAARFVRLGWVQEMDRSKQPNVAKYLDPQLRSPAFDKGRLHSVPWQSGITGIAYNRAKLGREIRHTSELWADDLRGRVTLLSGLDEAFALLMQGDGADITKWTADDFHRMCEQVEKRVRSRHIRRFTGNDYIKDLANGDVLACQAYSGDVIQLQADDPGIEFVVPEEGAELWAESLMIPNLAAHKRNAERLVDHYYEPEVAAELATWVNYVCPVPAAREILASSKDEETAALAEDPLIFPDDAMRERLAIARDITSEERTGFAKKWNSIVGL, encoded by the coding sequence ATGTCCCGTCGCTCCCTGCTGCGCGCCCTCGGCGCGGGAGCGGCCGGCACCGCTCTGGCCGGCTGCGGCGTGCCCGCCGCCTATGTGGAGCCAGGTGACCGCTCCGGACGCGACAGCTCGGACAGCGACCACTCGCTCCACTTCGCCAACTGGCCCCTCTACATCGACACCGACGACGAGGACGAGTCGAAGCGGCCCACGCTCGACGCGTTCTCCCGGCGGACCGGGATCTCCGTCACGTACACCGAGGAGATCAACGACAACGACGAGTTCTTCGGGAAGATCAGCCCGGCGCTGATGAACCACCAGTCGACGGGCCGGGACCTCGTCGTCGTCAGCGACTGGATGGCCGCGCGGTTCGTGCGGCTGGGCTGGGTGCAGGAGATGGACCGGTCGAAGCAGCCCAACGTGGCCAAGTACCTGGACCCGCAGCTGCGTTCGCCCGCGTTCGACAAGGGGCGGCTGCACAGCGTGCCCTGGCAGTCCGGGATCACCGGCATCGCGTACAACCGCGCGAAGCTCGGCCGGGAGATCCGGCACACGAGCGAGCTCTGGGCGGACGACCTGCGCGGCAGGGTGACACTGCTCTCCGGGCTCGACGAGGCGTTCGCCCTGCTCATGCAGGGCGACGGGGCCGACATCACGAAGTGGACCGCCGACGACTTCCACCGGATGTGCGAGCAGGTGGAGAAGCGTGTGCGATCCCGGCACATCCGCCGCTTCACCGGCAACGACTACATCAAGGACCTGGCCAACGGTGATGTGCTCGCCTGTCAGGCGTACTCCGGGGACGTCATCCAGCTCCAGGCAGACGACCCCGGCATCGAGTTCGTGGTGCCGGAGGAGGGCGCCGAGCTCTGGGCGGAGTCGCTCATGATCCCCAACCTGGCCGCCCACAAGCGCAATGCGGAGAGGCTCGTCGACCACTACTACGAGCCGGAGGTCGCCGCCGAACTGGCCACCTGGGTCAACTACGTCTGCCCGGTACCCGCCGCCCGCGAGATCCTGGCCTCCTCGAAGGACGAGGAGACCGCCGCGCTCGCCGAGGATCCGCTGATCTTCCCCGACGACGCGATGCGCGAACGGCTCGCCATCGCCCGCGACATCACCTCCGAGGAGCGCACCGGCTTCGCGAAGAAGTGGAACTCCATCGTCGGCCTCTGA